A genomic region of Arachis hypogaea cultivar Tifrunner chromosome 5, arahy.Tifrunner.gnm2.J5K5, whole genome shotgun sequence contains the following coding sequences:
- the LOC112801553 gene encoding uncharacterized protein isoform X1, translated as MHSLHAASLRYPSSTSCSWSSISASFACLVIIAKLICLSFVHSKTIFSCFTLVVSPIQKASLIEKSRQKPQERIKTLTNAVGNNSYDHDPVLAACGIYVEKTRVLEPPKTLLQPSHIDYWAVVNFSARCEMIMRIFLDFYESSDKCKPSQVIVFKFHLITFTFNLHPIIYGLQVN; from the exons atGCATTCCCTTCACGCCGCCAGTCTCCGTTATCCTTCCTCCACGTCGTGTTCCTGGTCATCGATCTCTGCCTCCTTCGCGTGTCTCGTCATAATTGCAAAATTGATTTGTCTATCTTTTGTTCATAGCAAGA CTATATTCTCTTGTTTCACTCTGGTGGTATCTCCAATTCAGAAAGCATCTTTAATTGAAAAATCACGCCAAAAACCTCAGGAAAGGATTAAGACTCTGACAAAT GCTGTAGGAAATAATTCCTATGATCATGACCCTGTACTTGCTGCATGTGGAATTTATGTTGAGAAGACTCGTGTTCTTGAGCCACCAAAG ACACTTCTACAACCATCACACATTGATTACTGGGCTGTTGTCAACTTTTCTGCACGTTGTGAAATGATAATG AGAATTTTTCTAGATTTCTACGAATCAAGTGATAAATGTAAACCATCTCAAGTTATTGTCTTCAAGTTCCATTTGATCACTTTTACATTCAATTTACATCCAATAATATATGGTCTTCAGGTGAACTAA
- the LOC112801553 gene encoding uncharacterized protein isoform X2: protein MHSLHAASLRYPSSTSCSWSSISASFACLVIIAKLICLSFVHSKTIFSCFTLVVSPIQKASLIEKSRQKPQERIKTLTNAVGNNSYDHDPVLAACGIYVEKTRVLEPPKRIFLDFYESSDKCKPSQVIVFKFHLITFTFNLHPIIYGLQVN, encoded by the exons atGCATTCCCTTCACGCCGCCAGTCTCCGTTATCCTTCCTCCACGTCGTGTTCCTGGTCATCGATCTCTGCCTCCTTCGCGTGTCTCGTCATAATTGCAAAATTGATTTGTCTATCTTTTGTTCATAGCAAGA CTATATTCTCTTGTTTCACTCTGGTGGTATCTCCAATTCAGAAAGCATCTTTAATTGAAAAATCACGCCAAAAACCTCAGGAAAGGATTAAGACTCTGACAAAT GCTGTAGGAAATAATTCCTATGATCATGACCCTGTACTTGCTGCATGTGGAATTTATGTTGAGAAGACTCGTGTTCTTGAGCCACCAAAG AGAATTTTTCTAGATTTCTACGAATCAAGTGATAAATGTAAACCATCTCAAGTTATTGTCTTCAAGTTCCATTTGATCACTTTTACATTCAATTTACATCCAATAATATATGGTCTTCAGGTGAACTAA
- the LOC112801551 gene encoding mitotic checkpoint protein BUB3.3 — protein MNLKGHHCHIPEHHIPLFSHALKLKMKGDNSDSLLLKLEAPTRDAISRVRFAPHSNNLLISSWDSSLRLYDVDASLLRLEAPSEAPLLDCYFHDEAVAFSAASDGLIRRYDLDSGIIDTIGGHDDIATCIGYSSETCQLITGGFDKKLLLWDIRMEKAVSCLRSVAAEIDSMSVLGFSLTVGIEASVQVFDLRKFDAAVPSKEPFSGTHLRCVSSIPYAEGFAAGSVDGRVALQISDSSGSNDNGYIFRCHPKSKQGKHHLTPVNDIAFSPMITGAFVTGDNEGYVTIWDAKNRKRLIELLKYPNSVASLSYNHDGQLMAVASSHTYKEAKKTGERLIFIHSVYNVDVGSTSGI, from the exons ATGAATTTGAAAGGTCACCATTGTCACATCCCAGAACACCACATCCCCTTGTTCTCTCATGCGCTGAAATTGAAAATGAAGGGAGATAACAGTGACTCGTTGCTGTTGAAGTTGGAAGCACCAACGAGAGACGCCATCTCCAGAGTCCGATTCGCTCCCCACTCCAACAACCTCCTCATCTCTTCTTGGGACTCC AGTCTTCGGTTGTACGACGTGGACGCTTCATTGCTCAGACTTGAAGCTCCTTCCGAAGCTCCCCTCCTCGATTGTTACTTCCATGACGAAGCCGTTGCTTTCTCCGCCGCCTCCGATGGCTTAATTCGAAG GTATGATCTGGATTCAGGAATTATTGATACAATCGGTGGTCATGATGATATAGCAACGTGCATTGGATATTCCAGTGAAACAT GTCAGTTGATCACAGGTGGTTTTGATAAAAAGTTACTGCTGTGGGACATCCGTATGGAGAAGGCTGTTTCGTGCTTGAGAAGTGTAGCTGCAGAAATTGACTCCATGTCTGTCTTGGGGTTTAGTCTTACAGTAGGCATTGAAGCATCAGTGCAAGTTTTCGATTTACGTAAATTTGACGCGGCAGTTCCTTCAAAGGAACCATTCAGTGGTACACATTTAAGATGTGTCAGTTCAATTCCTTATGCAGAAG GATTTGCAGCTGGATCAGTAGATGGACGTGTAGCATTGCAGATTTCAGATTCATCTGGTTCAAATGACAATGG ATATATTTTTCGGTGTCATCCAAAATCAAAGCAAGGAAAGCATCATTTAACACCAGTGAATGACATTGCATTCAGTCCCAT GATCACAGGTGCTTTTGTCACAGGTGATAATGAGGGTTATGTTACCATATGGGAtgctaaaaatagaaaaagactAATTGAG TTGCTTAAATATCCAAATAGTGTTGCGTCCTTGTCATACAATCACGACGGACAACTTATGGCTGTAGCATCAAGCCATACATACAAAGAAGCTAAGAAAAC AGGAGAGCGTCTTATATTCATCCATAGCGTGTACAACGTTGATGTTGGATCAACTTCTGGTATTTGA
- the LOC112801552 gene encoding cell division topological specificity factor homolog, chloroplastic — protein MAISGDLRVYATVPLYHSRSQPRISSFPSPKVDFSGYSNGASSISEFTPKCPSLTIVRRSNMRGFCKPVSRVLEGPKFSSKSVSQEAENFLLDAVNMSFFERLNLAWKIVFPSAVSRKSSNARIAKQRLKMILFSDRCEVSDEAKRKIVNNIVRALSDFVEIESQDKVQLSVSSDTDIGTIYSVTVPVRRVKPEYQDMDEVGTITNIEFKETGDSSGSSVDVRFDFFVPDERS, from the exons ATGGCGATTTCTGGTGATCTTAGGGTTTATGCTACTGTTCCTCTCTATCACTCTCGTTCACAACCACGAATCTCTTCTTTCCCTTCCCCAAAG GTGGATTTCAGTGGTTACTCAAATGGAGCATCTAGCATCTCTGAATTCACCCCAAAATGTCCCAGCCTGACAATTGTACGTCGCAGCAATATGCGTGGCTTCTGCAAGCCAGTTTCTAGAGTCCTTGAAGGTCCCAAGTTTTCGTCAAAATCTGTTAGTCAAGAAGCTGAGAACTTCCTCCTTGATGCTGTTAACATGAGTTTCTTTGAGCGATTAAATTTAGCTTGGAAGATAGTTTTCCCATCAGCAGTGTCTAGAAAAAGTTCGAATGCTAGAATTGCCAAGCAACGCTTGAAGATGATCTTGTTCTCTGATCGATGTGAAGTAAGTGACGAGGCAAAGCGAAAAATTGTTAACAACATTGTGCGTGCTCTATCAGATTTTGTGGAGATAGAGTCACAGGACAAAGTTCAGCTGAGTGTCTCTTCTGATACAGATATTGGAACTATTTACTCCGTCACTGTTCCTGTGCGGCGTGTTAAGCCAGAATATCAAGATATGGATGAAGTTGGGACAATAACAAATATTGAGTTTAAGGAAACCGGAGACAGTTCTGGTTCTTCTGTcgatgttagatttgatttctttgttCCGGATGAAAGGTCTTGA